Part of the Pseudomonas abietaniphila genome is shown below.
CACTGGTTGGACAGCCTGGCTTGCGACAATCTGCCACGCACCTTGAAATACCTGGGATCGGCCTCCATATTGAGCTGAGTCCTTGCAATAGCCGTCTATCCTTGGGGGGTAACGGCCCAAGCCAATGTTTTCGAATTTATTCTATTGATCCTTAAAGGAGTGCGGCACATGTCAAAAGGGCATTCGCTACAAGACCCTTACCTGAACACTTTGCGTAAAGAAAAGGTTGGGGTTTCGATCTATCTGGTAAACGGTATCAAGCTGCAAGGCACGATCGAGTCCTTCGACCAGTTCGTTATTTTGCTGAAGAACACTGTCAGCCAAATGGTTTACAAGCACGCCATCTCCACCGTCGTTCCGGTTCGTCCTATTCGTCTGCCTAGCGCAACCGAATCCGACCAGGCTGACGCAGAGCCAGGTAACGCCTGATAGGAGTCTGCTTTGTTCTTTGAGCGCCACGGTGGTGGTGAGCGGGCAATCCTCGTTCATTTGGATGGTCAGGACCCTGAGGCGCGCGAAGATCCGCAGGAGTTCCGGGAGCTTGCTCTTTCGGCAGGTGCCGATATCGTCGCGTTTATCAACGTGCCACGGCATCGGCCAACGGCCAAATATCTGGTAGGCAGCGGCAAGGTCGAAGAGTTAAGGGACCTGGTCAAAGCCGAGAAATCGGATATCGTCATTTTCAATCATGTCCTTACGCCCAGTCAGGAACGCAACCTTGAACGAGTTTTCGAGTGTCGCGTGCTTGACCGTACGGGCCTGATTCTCGACATCTTCGCCCAGCGGGCGCGCACTCATGAAGGCAAGTTGCAGGTCGAGCTGGCCCAGCTCGAGCACATGAGCACGCGTCTGGTTCGTGGCTGGACTCACCTTGAGCGTCAGGGCGGTGGTATCGGCCTGCGTGGTCCGGGTGAAACCCAGCTGGAAACGGACCGTCGCCTGTTGCGGGTTCGCCTGCGCCAGATCAAGGGCCGTCTCGAAAAAGTCCGCAGTCAGCGTGACCAGGCTCGTCGCGGTCGTTCACGCGCCGACATTCCCACGGTGTCCATCGTGGGCTATACCAACGCCGGTAAATCGACACTCTTCAATGCGGTGACCGATTCCGACGTCTACGCTGCTGACCAGTTGTTTGCAACGCTCGACCCGACGTTGCGCCGTCTTGAGCTCAACGACCTGGGGCCGATCGTACTGGCCGACACCGTGGGCTTCATCCGTCATCTCCCGCACAAGCTGGTCGAGGCCTTTCGGGCTACGCTCGAAGAGTCGAGTAACTCGGACTTGCTGCTGCATGTCATCGACGCTCATGAGCCCGATCGCATGGAGCAGATCGAGCAGGTGATGGTGGTGCTGGGCGAGATCGGTGCCCAGGACTTGCCGATGCTGGAGGTCTATAACAAACTCGATTTGCTCGAGGGGGTCGAGCCTCAGATTCAACGCGATGCCGATGGCAAGCCGCAGCGGGTCTGGGTATCTGCTCGTGATGGTCGCGGTCTGGACTTGCTCAAGCAAGCCATTGCCGAGCTGTTGGGGAATGATCTGTTTGTCGGCACTTTGTGTCTGTCGCAACGCTTCGCCCGGCTTCGCGCCCAGTTTTTCCAGCTGGGGGCGGTGCAGAGCGAAGAGCATGACGACGAAGGTCAAAGCCTGTTGGCTGTACGTTTACCCCGAGTTGAATTCAATCGCCTGGTGAGTCGCGAAGGACTGCAGCCGCTGGAATTCATCGAGCAACACACTTTGCAATAAAAGCCTGAAAAAGCGGTTGTGCTGCTTTGACAGGCATTCTGTAGCATTGGTCGGCGCGCCGCGGGCGCGTCTTTGCTTTATCAGATGGAGAGCGCTATGGCTTGGAATGAGCCGGGTGGCAACTCGAATAATCAGGATCCTTGGGGTGGTAAGCGCAAGGGCGGCGACCGCAAGGGGCCACCAGATCTCGACGAGGCCTTCCGAAAGCTGCAGGAAAGCCTGAATGGGTTGTTCGGTGGTGGTAAGAAACGCAGTGGTGATGGCGGCGGCAGTGGCGGCGGATCGGGCAAGGGCGGCGGTTTTGGCCTGCTCGGCATCGGTCTGGTCGTGCTGCTCGCCATCTGGCTCTACAACGCGATCTATGTGGTCGACGAGCAAGAACAAGCCGTTGTGCTGCGTTTCGGCAAGTATTACGAAACCGTTGGATCGGGTCTGAACATTTATTTCCCGCCATTCGATCGCAAGTACCTCGAAAACGTGACGCGCGAGCGTGCCTACAGCAAGCAGGGCCAGATGCTCACCGAAGACGAAAACATCGTCGAGGTGCCGTTGACCGTGCAGTACAAGATCACCAACCTGCAGGATTTCGTGCTGAACGTCGATCAGCCTGAAGTCAGCCTGCAACACGCAACCGAAAGCGCACTGCGTCATGTGGTCGGTTCGACCGCCATGGACCAGGTGCTGACCGAAGGTCGTGAATTGATGGCAAGCGAGATCAAGGAGCGCTTGCAGCGTTTCCTCGACACCTATCGCACCGGTATCACTGTGACCCAGGTGAACGTACAAAGCGCAGCTGCGCCGCGTGAAGTTCAGGAAGCTTTCGATGACGTGATCCGTGCCCGTGAAGACGAGCAGCGTTCGCGCAACCAGGCCGAAACCTACGCTAACGGTGTGATTCCGGAAGCCCGTGGTCAGGCCCAGCGCATCGTCGAAGATGCCAACGGTTACCGTGACGAAGTGGTATCTCGTGCCAAGGGTGAGGCGGATCGCTTTACCAAACTGGTCGCCGAGTACCGCAAGGCGCCAGAGGTTACTCGCGAGCGTCTGTATCTGGACACCATGCAAGAAGTCTTCAGCAACACCAGCAAGGTGCTCGTGACCGGTGACAAAGGTCAGAACAACCTGCTCTACCTGCCGTTGGACAAAATGATCGAAAGCAGTCGTAACGGTTCGGCATCGTCGGCGAGCGGTGCTGCGACCACCGTCGTCGATCCGGGCTCTCGGGCCGCGGACATGCAACAGCAACGTGACACGCGCACTAGGGAGACTCGCTGATGAGCAATAAATCTCTGGTTGCCCTGATTGTCTGTGTCGTATTGGCCGTTGTGGCGTGGAACAGCTTCTACATCGTCGCTCAGACCGAGCGCGCCGTGCTGCTGCAATTCGGTCGCGTGGTTCAGGCTGATGTTCCGCCGGGTCTGCACGTCAAGGTTCCGTACGTAAACCAGGTCCGTAAGTTCGACGGCCGCCTGTTGACGCTCGATGCGCCGACTCAGCGTTTCCTGACGCTGGAAAAGAAAGCCGTCATGGTCGATGCCTATGCCAAATGGCGCGTGAAGGACGCTGAGCGTTTCTACACCGCGACATCGGGTTTGAAGCAGATCGCCGACGAGCGTCTCTCGCGTCGTCTTGAGTCGGGTCTGCGTGACCAGTTCGGCAAACGCACCCTGCACGAAGCCGTGTCGGGCGAGCGTGATGCGCTGATGGCCGACATCACCGCCTCGCTGAACAAGATGGCCGAGAAAGAGCTGGGCATCGAAGTCATCGACGTTCGCGTCAAGGCGATCGACCTGCCGAAGGAAGTGAACCGCAGCGTGTTCGAGCGGATGAGCACCGAGCGTGAGCGTGAGGCTCGCGAGCATCGCGCCAAGGGTAACGAGCTGGCAGAAGGCATTCGTGCCGATGCTGATCGTCAACGCCGCGTGCTGCTGGCTGAGGCGTATCGCGAGTCCGAGGAAGCGCGTGGTGACGGTGATGCACAAGCCGCCGCGATCTATTCCAAGGCCTACGGTCAGGACCAGGAGTTCTATGCGTTCTATCGCAGCCTGCGCGCCTACCGTGAAAGCTTTGCCAACAAAAGTGACGTGATGGTGCTTGACCCGGGCAGCGAATTCTTCCGCTATCTGAATAAAGCCAAACCGTGATCGTCAACCGCAATTGAGAGCTCCGCCGGGCGGCAAAACTGTCCGGCGGGGTGATCGCACGCGAAAACGTGTGTATGATACGGCAGCCGGGAAATTCCCGGCTTTTTTGCGTCTACACGATTGATTGGCCGTGGCGTGTTTCGTGCGCGGCAGTTTTTTCGAGGACAGTGTTGGCAAAGCTGCGGCGCGTCTCGTTCCGGGATCATCGGTCCCTGGACACGTTCGTCGGGCTCAACGCTGTCTGCTTCACTCAAGGCTTGCCCAAGGGTTGGCCGCCCGGATCATAGGGGAAAGGCGTAATGGCAACGGTTGACCGCTGGCTGCTGCCGGATGGCATCGAAGAAGTACTGCCGCCGGAAGCTGCGCGCATAGAAGTGGCGCGTCGTCAGGTGTTGGATCTGTTTCAGAGCTGGGGCTATGAGTTCGTCGTCACCCCACACATCGAATACCTGGAATCACTGCTCACAGGCGCTGGCCAGGATCTGGATCTGCGCACCTTCAAGGTGGTCGATCCGCAGTCGGGTCGGCAGATGGGTTTCCGCGCGGACATCACGCCGCAGGTCGCCCGCATCGATGCGCATACCTTGCGCCGTGAAGGCCCGAGCCGCTTGTGCTACGCCGGCAGCGTCCTGCACGCTCAGCCGCGTGCGCTGTCTTCCTCGCGCAGTCCGATCCAGCTAGGGGCCGAGTTGTACGGCGATGCCAGTCCAAGCAGCGATGTCGAAGTCATCAGCCTGATGCTGGCTATGCTGAAACTGGCAGATGTGCCTGACGTGCACATGGATCTGGGGCATGTCGGTATCTACCGTGGCCTGGCCCGTGCGGCCGGTTTGTCCGGTGAAGTCGAGCAACAGCTGTTTGATGCATTGCAGCGCAAGGCCATCGACGAGGTCGTTGCCTTGACCGAAAACCTGCCGGCGGACCTGGCAGCCATGCTGCGTGCGCTGGTCAATCTGTGCGGCGGCCGTGAGGTATTGACCGCTGCCCGTGATCGTCTGGTCAAGGCGCCAGCACCGGTCATTGACGCGCTGGATGACTTGCTGGAAATCGCCGAGCGGCTGTCGGCGCGTTTCCCTGATCTACCGTTGTACTTCGACCTCGGTGAGCTGCGCGGCTATCACTACCATACCGGTGTGGTGTTCGCGGTGTTCGTGCCGGGTGTCGGCCAGTCGATCGCCCAAGGTGGTCGTTACGATGACATCGGTGCCGACTTCGGTCGCGCGCGTCCGGCAACGGGCTTCTCCACCGATTTGAAAACCCTGGTCACGCTGGGGCGGGCGCAGATCGAGCTACCGTCTGGCGGTATCTGGATGCCTGACAGCACCGATGCGGCACTCTGGCAGAAAGTCTGCCAGCTGCGCGGCGAAGGTGAACGCGTGGTTCAGGCGTTGCCAGGCCAGTCGGTCTCGGCGGCGAAAGAAGCCGACTGCGATCGGCAATTGATTCAGCACGGCGAGCTTTGGCAGGTACTGCCGCTGGCCTCTTGAGTTTTCCAGTCGGCTGCAGCCGGCACCCAGTTTGCGTGAATGAGGACAAGTGTTATGGGTAAGAATGTCGTAGTCCTGGGCACCCAATGGGGTGATGAGGGCAAAGGCAAGATCGTTGATCTGCTGACCGAACATGCTACCGCGGTAGTTCGCTATCAAGGCGGTCACAACGCCGGTCACACCCTGGTGATCGATGGCGAGAAAACCGTTCTGCACCTGATTCCGTCCGGCGTGCTGCGCGAAGGCGTTCAGTGCCTGATCGGCAACGGCGTGGTCGTGGCGCCTGACGCACTCATGCGTGAAATCACCAAGCTGGAAGAGAAGGGTATTCCGGTGCGCGAGCGTCTGCGCATCAGCCCGTCCTGCCCGCTGATCCTGTCCTACCACGTTGCGCTGGACCAAGCGCGTGAAAAAGCCCGTGGCGAGCACAAGATCGGTACGACCGGTCGTGGCATCGGCCCGGCTTACGAAGACAAGGTTGCGCGTCGTGGCCTGCGCATCGGTGATCTGTTCCACCGTGAGCGCTTCGCCGCCAAGCTGGGCGAGTTGCTGGATTACCACAACTTCGTTCTGGTCAATTACTACAAAGAGCCGGCAATCGACTTCCAGAAAACACTCGACGAGTGCATGGAATACGCTGAGCTGCTCAAGCCGATGATGCTCGACGTCACCGCTGCACTGCACGAAATGCGTCGTGCTGGCAAAGACATCATGTTCGAAGGCGCACAGGGTTCGCTGCTCGACATCGACCACGGTACTTACCCGTACGTCACCAGCTCCAACACCACCGCTGGCGGCATCGCCACCGGTTCGGGTGTCGGCCCGATGTTCCTGGACTACATCCTGGGCATCACCAAGGCGTACACCACGCGCGTGGGTTCCGGCCCGTTCCCGACCGAGCTGTTTGACGACGTGGGTGCATTCCTGGCCAAGCGCGGTCATGAGTTCGGCGCGACTACCGGCCGTGCCCGTCGTTGCGGCTGGTTCGACGCTGTCATCTTGCGCCGTGCCATCGACGTCAACAGCATCTCGGGCATTTGCCTGACCAAGCTGGACGTGCTCGACGGTCTCGAAACCATCAACATCTGTGTGGGCTACAAGAACGCAGATGGCGCAGTCATCGACGCGCCGACCGATGCTGACAGCTACATCGGCCTGGAGCCCGTGTACGAGCAAATGCCTGGCTGGTCGGAATCGACACTCGGCGCCAAGACCCTGGAAGAGCTGCCAGCCAACGCGCGCGCTTACATCGCCCGTCTGGAAGAGCTGGTCGGTGCGCCGATCGACATTATTTCGACGGGCCCTGATCGCAACGAGACCATCGTTCTGCGTCACCCGTTCGCTTGATAAGTCATTGAAATAAAAACAAAGGGTCGCTCAGGCGGCCCTTTGTTTTGCCTGCGTGATCGTCCTCGCAATATCGGCACAACACTTGCTGTAAATACCGCCAGAAAAGATGCCATCACTTTAATGGCGTTTGTTGTGGGGGAATCTCCTGTGTCAGCTGTCCTTTCGCTTCTTCGCAGTCGCTTGCTGCGCCCCGTATTCATTGCGCTTGGTATTGCCCTTTTGGTGCAGGTCTTGGTGGCGGTCGCCCTTACCCGGAGCACTGTAACTGCGCTGGAGGCCGACCTCGCCGCACGACTTGGGGTAGATTCGCAACACTTGTCGGGGGAATTGGAGCAGGCGAGCCGTGACGTAACGTCGAGTCTCGACAGCCTTTCTCAAAACACCCGTCAACGTCTTAGCAGCGGATTGTCCGCCCGTCTGAAGGATGAGCAGAAGCAACTGCGCGCCACGCTGGAAAAAGATCTCAAAGACTCGGCTACCGATATGGCTGAGCTGCTCGCGGCGGTTGCCCCGCGCGCCATGTGGGATGGTGATACCCCGACGCTGTCCGAATTCGCGCGGCGTGCGCAGCGCAATCCCAATGTACTGTTCGTGGTTTATGACGATGCGCAGGGCGAGCATCTGACCCGCTACCTGAATCGTGAGAACGAATCGATCAAATCACTGCTGGCCAAGGGTGAGGGTGAGCGGGCCATGGATAAGGTGCTCAATGCCGCGCAGAAGGACCCTTCGGTCTACTACGTCGAAGCATCGATCAGCCCCAACGGTGTGGAGATCGGCAAGGTGCGCATGGGCGTATCGACCGCTACCGTCGAAGAAAACCTGGCGGCGCTGGACAAGCGTTTCACTGCGCTGATTGGCAGTGGCGAGCAGCTTGTCTCAGAGAGTCTGGGGGGCGCCGCCGCTGAGAGTTCCAGTGCCCTGCGGTCCCGTCTGACGACGGCGCAGACGGCGGCATCGGCGATGGCTACCAATACCAGTACGACCGTCCAGGATGCTGCAGCCACGCTGCGTTGGAGAATCGGCGTGGGCCTGGCGTTGGTCGGTCTGGGCGTATTGCTCGCGCTGGCCGTGGTGCTGGGTCGTCGCGTGGTCCTGCGGCTGCAGTTGCTCAATCGCGCGCTGGATGATCTGGCGGCGGGCGAGGGAGACTTGACCAAGCGCGTCAAACTTAACAGTAACGACGAAATCGGCGATATGGCGGCGGCGGTGAACCGATTCGTGGACAAGCTTCAACCGATCGTCCGTGAGGCGGGTGACGT
Proteins encoded:
- the hflK gene encoding FtsH protease activity modulator HflK, with protein sequence MAWNEPGGNSNNQDPWGGKRKGGDRKGPPDLDEAFRKLQESLNGLFGGGKKRSGDGGGSGGGSGKGGGFGLLGIGLVVLLAIWLYNAIYVVDEQEQAVVLRFGKYYETVGSGLNIYFPPFDRKYLENVTRERAYSKQGQMLTEDENIVEVPLTVQYKITNLQDFVLNVDQPEVSLQHATESALRHVVGSTAMDQVLTEGRELMASEIKERLQRFLDTYRTGITVTQVNVQSAAAPREVQEAFDDVIRAREDEQRSRNQAETYANGVIPEARGQAQRIVEDANGYRDEVVSRAKGEADRFTKLVAEYRKAPEVTRERLYLDTMQEVFSNTSKVLVTGDKGQNNLLYLPLDKMIESSRNGSASSASGAATTVVDPGSRAADMQQQRDTRTRETR
- the hflC gene encoding protease modulator HflC; the encoded protein is MSNKSLVALIVCVVLAVVAWNSFYIVAQTERAVLLQFGRVVQADVPPGLHVKVPYVNQVRKFDGRLLTLDAPTQRFLTLEKKAVMVDAYAKWRVKDAERFYTATSGLKQIADERLSRRLESGLRDQFGKRTLHEAVSGERDALMADITASLNKMAEKELGIEVIDVRVKAIDLPKEVNRSVFERMSTEREREAREHRAKGNELAEGIRADADRQRRVLLAEAYRESEEARGDGDAQAAAIYSKAYGQDQEFYAFYRSLRAYRESFANKSDVMVLDPGSEFFRYLNKAKP
- a CDS encoding ATP phosphoribosyltransferase regulatory subunit, whose product is MATVDRWLLPDGIEEVLPPEAARIEVARRQVLDLFQSWGYEFVVTPHIEYLESLLTGAGQDLDLRTFKVVDPQSGRQMGFRADITPQVARIDAHTLRREGPSRLCYAGSVLHAQPRALSSSRSPIQLGAELYGDASPSSDVEVISLMLAMLKLADVPDVHMDLGHVGIYRGLARAAGLSGEVEQQLFDALQRKAIDEVVALTENLPADLAAMLRALVNLCGGREVLTAARDRLVKAPAPVIDALDDLLEIAERLSARFPDLPLYFDLGELRGYHYHTGVVFAVFVPGVGQSIAQGGRYDDIGADFGRARPATGFSTDLKTLVTLGRAQIELPSGGIWMPDSTDAALWQKVCQLRGEGERVVQALPGQSVSAAKEADCDRQLIQHGELWQVLPLAS
- the hflX gene encoding ribosome rescue GTPase HflX translates to MFFERHGGGERAILVHLDGQDPEAREDPQEFRELALSAGADIVAFINVPRHRPTAKYLVGSGKVEELRDLVKAEKSDIVIFNHVLTPSQERNLERVFECRVLDRTGLILDIFAQRARTHEGKLQVELAQLEHMSTRLVRGWTHLERQGGGIGLRGPGETQLETDRRLLRVRLRQIKGRLEKVRSQRDQARRGRSRADIPTVSIVGYTNAGKSTLFNAVTDSDVYAADQLFATLDPTLRRLELNDLGPIVLADTVGFIRHLPHKLVEAFRATLEESSNSDLLLHVIDAHEPDRMEQIEQVMVVLGEIGAQDLPMLEVYNKLDLLEGVEPQIQRDADGKPQRVWVSARDGRGLDLLKQAIAELLGNDLFVGTLCLSQRFARLRAQFFQLGAVQSEEHDDEGQSLLAVRLPRVEFNRLVSREGLQPLEFIEQHTLQ
- the hfq gene encoding RNA chaperone Hfq; protein product: MSKGHSLQDPYLNTLRKEKVGVSIYLVNGIKLQGTIESFDQFVILLKNTVSQMVYKHAISTVVPVRPIRLPSATESDQADAEPGNA
- a CDS encoding adenylosuccinate synthase, which codes for MGKNVVVLGTQWGDEGKGKIVDLLTEHATAVVRYQGGHNAGHTLVIDGEKTVLHLIPSGVLREGVQCLIGNGVVVAPDALMREITKLEEKGIPVRERLRISPSCPLILSYHVALDQAREKARGEHKIGTTGRGIGPAYEDKVARRGLRIGDLFHRERFAAKLGELLDYHNFVLVNYYKEPAIDFQKTLDECMEYAELLKPMMLDVTAALHEMRRAGKDIMFEGAQGSLLDIDHGTYPYVTSSNTTAGGIATGSGVGPMFLDYILGITKAYTTRVGSGPFPTELFDDVGAFLAKRGHEFGATTGRARRCGWFDAVILRRAIDVNSISGICLTKLDVLDGLETINICVGYKNADGAVIDAPTDADSYIGLEPVYEQMPGWSESTLGAKTLEELPANARAYIARLEELVGAPIDIISTGPDRNETIVLRHPFA